Proteins encoded in a region of the Ziziphus jujuba cultivar Dongzao chromosome 3, ASM3175591v1 genome:
- the LOC107411889 gene encoding glycine-rich cell wall structural protein — translation MGCDTWRVALLSLVCFQVLVVSVAGRDLVKNDEEEKFKGIGKGGGFGGGFGGGSGGGAGFGGGAGGGYGGGVGGGGGAGGGGGGGFGGGGGGGFGGGAGGGFGKGGGIGGGIGHGGGVGGGAGAGGGIGHGGGLGGGAGGGYGKGGGLGGGIGKGGGVGGGFGKGGGHGKGGGLGGGIGKGGGLGGGYGKGGGLGGGHGKGGGLGGGIGKGGGLGGGYGKGGGLGGGIGKGGGLGGGYGKGGGLGGGIGKGGGLGGGIGKGGGIGGGIGKGGGLGGGAGGGFGKGGGFGGGIGKGGGGGGGFGGGFGKGGGIGGGGGSGGGFGGGFGGGAGGGGGFGGGGGGGGGIGGRH, via the coding sequence ATGGGTTGTGACACATGGAGAGTTGCTCTGCTATCTTTGGTCTGCTTTCAAGTTCTTGTTGTGAGTGTGGCAGGCAGAGATTTGGTGAAAAATGACGAAGAGGAGAAGTTCAAAGGTATCGGGAAGGGAGGTGGTTTTGGTGGCGGATTTGGGGGTGGAAGTGGCGGTGGAGCAGGGTTCGGAGGTGGAGCTGGTGGTGGATATGGAGGTGGTGTTGGTGGAGGTGGTGGagccggtggtggtggtggtggcgggtTTGGAGGTGGCGGTGGTGGAGGTTTTGGTGGTGGTGCTGGTGGTGGCTTTGGAAAGGGTGGTGGAATTGGTGGAGGCATTGGCCATGGAGGCGGAGTAGGAGGTGGTGCTGGTGCTGGTGGCGGCATTGGCCATGGAGGTGGTCTAGGAGGCGGTGCTGGTGGAGGCTATGGAAAGGGCGGCGGCCTTGGAGGTGGCATTGGAAAGGGTGGTGGCGTTGGAGGTGGTTTTGGAAAGGGCGGTGGCCACGGTAAGGGTGGTGGACTTGGAGGCGGAATTGGAAAGGGCGGCGGCCTTGGTGGCGGCTATGGTAAGGGTGGCGGCCTTGGTGGTGGCCATGGTAAGGGTGGTGGACTTGGAGGAGGAATTGGAAAGGGTGGCGGCCTTGGTGGCGGTTATGGAAAGGGCGGCGGCCTAGGTGGTGGCATTGGAAAGGGTGGTGGTCTTGGTGGTGGCTATGGTAAGGGTGGTGGCCTTGGTGGTGGCATTGGAAAGGGTGGTGGTCTTGGTGGCGGCATTGGAAAAGGTGGTGGTATTGGTGGTGGCATTGGAAAAGGTGGTGGCCTTGGAGGCGGAGCTGGTGGGGGTTTTGGAAAAGGGGGTGGATTTGGTGGTGGAATTGGAAAAGGAGGCGGAGGCGGAGGCGGCTTTGGCGGTGGTTTTGGAAAAGGTGGTGGCataggaggaggaggaggttcAGGGGGAGGATTTGGAGGTGGATTCGGTGGAGGGGCAGGCGGAGGTGGTGGATTCGGTGGTGGTGGCGGCGGCGGTGGTGGCATAGGAGGACGCCACTAA